The Cydia fagiglandana chromosome 14, ilCydFagi1.1, whole genome shotgun sequence genome contains the following window.
gggacgactcaAGACGATACCAGAATCGAGTAGGCAAGTCATTCAGTAACTTAAGTTAAGTTAAAGTCCGCTTTCATGAGTTGCATGATTTTATTACATCGTAAGTTGGTTATTTTATTAGTTGCTTACCTACAGTTTAATAAAAACgtgttaattaaaatttatttaatcaGCGAGttcttattttgttacagaaaTGCACCTACTTAAAAGGTCCCCTCTACATAATAAATAACGTCGTCCCAGCATTCTGTTTCCAAGTGACAAAAGAAACGAAAACCAAAGCAGTTAAACACATCTTTAAACTGGCTGAATGTCTCGTATCTAAGTCCATAGGACATAATATATTAGTTACTGACGGGGAGCCTGTGGTAACAGAGTGTAAACATGTGGTACCAGAGTGTAATAATGTGGTACCTCGGTGTAATGATATGGTACCAGCCTGTCAGAATGCGATACCAGACTGTAAGGAAGTGGTACCTCGGTGTAATGATATGGTACCAGGGTGTCAGAATGCGGTACCAGACTGTAAGGAAGTGGTACCAGGGTGTCAGGATAGTGAGGTGGTGAGAGTATTGGTGACGCCGAGATTGAGCACTGCCGGTGTTAAAATGTTGACGTCGTTCAATGTGGCTGTTTTGGAGCTGAGCGGATGGTTTCCTGTGTACAgtaagtaattatcttatcttagcTTATCTGAAGTTTAACCCTTTGATCGCCAATTATGTAACTAAGACGCGTGGCTACAGCCCAATATGAACCTTCGTTCATTTTGACAAGGTTCATAATGACGCGCTGCGCTATTAGGCGTAAagttcaaaaggttaatggaAATAGCGAAGAATGTAAGCAAAACAATTCACCTCAATTAGGTTCATATAGAACCTGCTCACTAAATTTCACAAGAATCTGTTGTGAactgcgacctgtagaggaaaacagcTGGACAGACATACGAAAGCGTTTTTGCTCAAGCTGGAACGAAGACCTTCGCTTTCGCTCGGTCAATTATTACTTTTTGTTTCAGACCCTGAGTATTTCGATACATTCAGTGCGGCAGATTTGGAAAAAGAATTGAGTAAATGGAAGTTACCGAATTTTGAAGAATTATGCGATGAAGTTAAGTTATTGTATTAATTATATGTGATACCCACGTGTTATAGTCAGACCCtttcctttttgtgtaatatatgtatgtttatcctataaattttgtatgtatttatatcctttatctttctggtaccttgttgtacattttgctgcatttgtcaccctcttttcactctctcctctcatctactcaaaggttaactggaagagatccctcaaagggataagttcgcctttgtacttcttgctaattgtatgttatttttaatatgtctttttgtacaataaagagtttactactactactactaccgtAAAACTGCCCTCCTAACGATAAGTGCaataactaattttgaaatctcAGTCGCTTGTGTGACATATTGTATCAGAAcaaggtatattatttaatgataatttaatatgagttattgcacttattgttaggagggcagaaaaagtctgcagcgattttgatagcccacgcagtgcaagtgtcattttaaacgtcagacttctatgaaattatgacgtttacataacacttacactgcgtgggctatcaaatccactttgtttggtgcgactatatttatgtttatattaaaagtacaaattaaattatataatgaatTACAACATTTTGTTTAACAGTATGTACTTATAGGCAAACTAGCGACCCGGCCCCGCTTCGCACGTGTTAAACCCTTTCtcgagaatcactctattgataggtgcatctgaccttccaacacagaggggaaactataggccttattgggattagtccggtttcctcgcgatgttttccttcaccgaaaagcgactggcaaatatcaaatgatatttcgtacataagttccgaaaaactcattggtacgagccggggtttgaacccgcgacctccggattgaaagtcgccccaactagcaaaatagtcgtataaaaattgatttactcagcctgtaatcgtataacagccgagttacggttgttgaagcaccaatatatcgtataatagcggttaactcgactatttagcaattttcgctaattagtgctataatcatgtcgtataaacgtttatagcactatcttttagcacttttattccaccttttaataaatgctgagttagcgctactaaatcacttttattcagcataattgttctattaaaatcatataacagctatagattagctaattgtctgaataaggcgctttaatacaactgttacttaactctcttctctgttgctataaaagcctattaaaagcaatcaaataaccatttggcaacaatgctgctgtaacagcgcgcttatatcataattcgggtaatggggttcaaaccgctgttataggagctgaagtgtatttacaggttttattcaaaatgtattcagcttagagtatttttaaagagttttgaactacattaacagc
Protein-coding sequences here:
- the LOC134670562 gene encoding GDP-D-glucose phosphorylase 1, producing MFTLKIPSNCSESAQEISNIDSSRFKQLLKTKWDEIHDQPDVLRYKVNKMRERIVDNRYILLLNPDRGFKRREPELIDSIHKLYNPNEFNFNKTSSKEHLFTMHENNSADTHLFLVNVSPISRYHTLLCPSVNKCLPQVVTEDSIRLVLDVKFLAQDRDLKIGFNSLCAFASVNHLHYHLMYEKNNLHVATDKCTYLKGPLYIINNVVPAFCFQVTKETKTKAVKHIFKLAECLVSKSIGHNILVTDGEPVVTECKHVVPECNNVVPRCNDMVPACQNAIPDCKEVVPRCNDMVPGCQNAVPDCKEVVPGCQDSEVVRVLVTPRLSTAGVKMLTSFNVAVLELSGWFPVYNPEYFDTFSAADLEKELSKWKLPNFEELCDEVKLLY